A region of Natribaculum luteum DNA encodes the following proteins:
- a CDS encoding (2Fe-2S)-binding protein: MTEHDITLTVNGTDHELTVEPRTLLVHALRDELGYTGTNVGCESSLCGACTVHLDDDAVKSCTVLAVQADGSTIETVEGLAEDGQFHPIQDGFQAEHGLQCGYCTPGMMMAATDLLEENPDPSREEIREGLEGNLCRCTGYQNIVNAVENAAETMGSGAVADGGCTADGSAGSCCGSGEDEVRWPGDGGDAE; this comes from the coding sequence ATGACAGAACACGATATTACACTGACGGTCAACGGCACAGACCACGAACTCACGGTTGAACCGCGGACGCTCCTGGTCCACGCGCTCCGAGACGAACTCGGGTACACTGGAACGAACGTCGGCTGCGAGAGCAGTCTGTGTGGCGCGTGTACAGTCCACCTCGACGACGACGCGGTCAAATCCTGTACGGTGCTGGCGGTGCAGGCCGACGGTTCGACGATCGAGACGGTCGAGGGGCTGGCAGAGGACGGCCAGTTCCATCCCATCCAGGACGGATTCCAGGCGGAACACGGGCTCCAGTGTGGCTACTGTACTCCCGGAATGATGATGGCGGCGACCGATCTCCTCGAGGAGAATCCCGACCCGAGTCGTGAAGAGATTCGCGAGGGACTCGAGGGGAACCTCTGTCGGTGTACGGGCTACCAGAACATCGTCAACGCGGTCGAGAACGCGGCCGAGACGATGGGGTCCGGTGCCGTCGCTGACGGCGGGTGCACGGCCGACGGTTCCGCTGGCTCGTGCTGTGGCTCCGGCGAGGACGAGGTGCGCTGGCCAGGCGACGGAGGTGACGCGGAATGA
- a CDS encoding CoxG family protein, which yields MEFSGTFELEETTVDEVWLALSDPALIEESLPGCQFLVEVDDTDVDFDELRDEAADREIEPTADPDVIAGRAFEEGGHYAALMQISVGPVNPTFETVVTIDHRDYPEMSAVGEGSSSNSSFEMASGMSLSETEDSVAVEWETEADVFGKVAQMGQRVVNPVANRVVKRFFSSVQEQLHERQLADAETSASADEEATESGRGLVDRVLGRSGSETNDS from the coding sequence ATGGAATTCAGTGGGACGTTCGAACTCGAGGAGACGACCGTCGACGAAGTGTGGCTGGCTCTCTCGGATCCAGCGTTGATCGAGGAGTCGCTCCCGGGGTGTCAGTTTCTCGTCGAGGTCGACGATACCGACGTCGACTTCGACGAGTTGCGCGACGAAGCGGCCGATCGAGAGATCGAACCGACCGCCGATCCAGACGTCATCGCGGGCCGTGCGTTCGAGGAGGGGGGCCACTACGCGGCACTGATGCAGATCAGCGTCGGGCCAGTCAACCCGACGTTCGAGACGGTAGTGACGATCGATCACCGCGACTATCCGGAGATGTCCGCCGTCGGTGAGGGGTCCTCGAGCAACAGTTCGTTCGAGATGGCCTCGGGGATGAGCCTCTCGGAAACCGAGGACAGCGTCGCCGTCGAGTGGGAGACCGAAGCCGACGTGTTCGGGAAGGTCGCGCAGATGGGCCAACGCGTCGTCAACCCGGTCGCGAATCGGGTGGTCAAACGCTTTTTCTCGTCGGTACAGGAGCAACTCCACGAACGACAGCTCGCGGACGCCGAGACGAGCGCGTCTGCTGACGAGGAGGCAACCGAGAGCGGACGAGGGCTCGTCGACAGGGTACTCGGCCGCTCTGGAAGCGAGACAAACGACTCATAA
- a CDS encoding xanthine dehydrogenase family protein molybdopterin-binding subunit, which translates to MSIESVDPDEVDAADILGSAIERREDPALVTGDAEYTDDIQLQEMAHMAILRSQYGHARIEDIDTSDAETMDGVVAVYTHDDLHRDDTPSGGSYSLPVGWLLDSLRQVDHPILADDRVRYQGDAIAVVVAEDRYVAHDAVDAIDVDYERLDAVTDPADAIGDDAPQLHDDADGNVAFDWEIGDAERTDQAFESAAHTASIELENQLLIPNAMEPRAAVADYSPGTNELDVFMTSQNPHLHRLLMSGVIGHPEHKLRIKAPEVGGGFGSKIHHYADEALVAWVAKDLERPVKWTATRTETYKTDAQGRGHVTTAALAMDEDGTIVGLRVDTEANLGAYLSTFAPAVPTYLYGTLLSGQYDIPAIHCSVTGAFTNVPPVDAYRGAGRPEASFVIERLAKLGAEEMGMDPAEFRRQNFVPEDGFPYETQVAVVYDSGDYEKALDRALEMVDYDSFRERQEQARADGRYLGIGFSCYIEACGLAPSELAGQLGAQAGLWESSLVRFHPSGTVTAYCGTSGHGQGHATTYAQIVANELGIPYDDVEVVEGDTDEIPQGMGTYGSRSAAVGGSSLVKSSEKLVEKAREIAAHQLEADPADIEFEGGEFHVAGAPDRSIGIKAVAQQSYLAHDIPDDMEPGLEATSFYDPENFVFPFGTHVAVVEVDPESGEIDFEQYVAVDDVGNQINPKIVEGQIHGGVAQGIGQALYEGAEYDENAQLVTGSMQDYAVPKAMHIPDMETGSTVTESPHNPLGVKGVGEAGTIAAPQAVVNAVTDALEPFGVDHVEMPMTAERVWTAAGEQATTDGGTDETAADDGGEQ; encoded by the coding sequence ATGAGCATCGAATCGGTCGATCCGGACGAGGTCGACGCCGCCGACATTCTCGGCTCGGCCATCGAGCGCCGGGAAGACCCCGCGCTCGTTACCGGTGACGCCGAGTACACAGACGACATTCAACTGCAGGAGATGGCCCACATGGCGATCCTCCGCAGTCAGTACGGGCACGCGCGGATCGAGGATATCGATACGAGCGACGCGGAGACGATGGACGGCGTCGTCGCCGTCTACACCCACGACGACCTCCACCGTGACGACACGCCGAGTGGGGGCTCGTACTCGCTTCCGGTCGGATGGCTACTCGACAGCCTGCGGCAGGTCGACCACCCGATACTGGCCGATGACCGCGTTCGGTATCAGGGAGACGCGATCGCCGTCGTCGTCGCCGAAGATCGATACGTCGCTCACGACGCGGTCGACGCCATCGACGTGGACTACGAGCGACTCGACGCCGTGACCGATCCAGCCGACGCGATCGGCGACGACGCCCCGCAGCTCCACGACGATGCCGACGGAAACGTCGCCTTCGACTGGGAGATCGGCGACGCCGAGCGCACCGATCAGGCGTTCGAATCGGCCGCACACACTGCGAGCATCGAACTCGAGAACCAGCTTCTGATCCCGAACGCGATGGAGCCGCGTGCCGCGGTCGCCGACTACAGCCCCGGGACGAACGAGCTCGACGTGTTCATGACCTCCCAGAACCCCCACCTGCATCGTCTGCTCATGTCGGGAGTCATCGGGCATCCGGAGCACAAACTGCGGATCAAGGCTCCCGAGGTCGGCGGCGGCTTCGGGAGCAAGATCCACCACTACGCCGACGAGGCGCTGGTGGCGTGGGTTGCGAAGGACCTCGAGCGACCGGTCAAGTGGACCGCCACCCGGACGGAGACGTACAAGACTGACGCGCAAGGTCGTGGTCACGTCACGACGGCCGCCCTCGCGATGGACGAGGACGGCACCATCGTCGGACTGCGCGTCGACACGGAGGCGAACCTGGGGGCGTACCTCTCGACGTTCGCGCCCGCAGTTCCGACGTACCTGTACGGGACGTTGCTCTCGGGACAGTACGACATCCCGGCCATCCACTGTTCGGTGACGGGTGCGTTCACGAACGTGCCGCCAGTGGATGCCTACCGAGGTGCCGGCCGACCGGAGGCGTCGTTCGTGATCGAGCGACTGGCGAAACTCGGTGCCGAGGAGATGGGGATGGACCCGGCCGAGTTCCGGCGGCAGAACTTCGTCCCCGAGGACGGGTTCCCATACGAGACGCAGGTCGCCGTCGTCTACGACAGCGGCGATTACGAGAAGGCGCTCGACAGGGCACTCGAGATGGTCGACTACGACTCGTTCCGCGAGCGCCAGGAGCAGGCCCGCGCAGACGGTCGATATCTCGGCATCGGTTTCTCGTGTTACATCGAAGCGTGCGGGCTGGCCCCCTCAGAACTCGCCGGCCAGCTCGGCGCACAGGCCGGACTCTGGGAGTCGAGTCTCGTCCGGTTCCATCCCTCCGGGACGGTCACAGCATACTGTGGCACGTCTGGCCACGGACAGGGACACGCGACGACGTACGCACAGATCGTCGCGAACGAACTCGGGATCCCCTACGACGACGTCGAGGTCGTCGAGGGAGATACCGACGAAATCCCGCAGGGAATGGGGACGTACGGGTCCCGGTCGGCGGCAGTCGGCGGGAGTTCGCTGGTCAAAAGTTCCGAGAAACTCGTCGAGAAAGCCCGCGAGATCGCGGCCCACCAGCTGGAGGCCGATCCCGCGGACATCGAGTTCGAGGGCGGCGAGTTCCACGTCGCGGGTGCGCCCGACCGATCGATCGGCATCAAGGCGGTCGCCCAGCAGTCCTATCTCGCCCACGACATCCCCGACGACATGGAACCCGGGCTGGAAGCCACGTCGTTCTACGACCCCGAGAACTTCGTGTTCCCGTTCGGGACCCACGTCGCGGTCGTGGAGGTCGATCCGGAGTCGGGAGAGATCGACTTCGAGCAGTACGTCGCCGTCGACGACGTGGGCAACCAGATCAACCCCAAGATCGTCGAGGGACAGATCCACGGCGGCGTCGCCCAGGGTATCGGACAGGCGCTCTACGAGGGCGCGGAGTACGACGAAAACGCACAGCTCGTGACGGGATCGATGCAGGACTACGCCGTCCCGAAGGCGATGCACATCCCCGATATGGAAACCGGGTCGACCGTCACCGAGAGCCCGCACAATCCCCTCGGCGTGAAAGGCGTCGGCGAGGCCGGCACGATCGCCGCACCGCAGGCCGTCGTCAACGCCGTCACGGACGCACTCGAGCCGTTCGGCGTCGATCACGTCGAGATGCCGATGACGGCCGAGCGCGTCTGGACCGCCGCCGGCGAGCAGGCGACGACCGACGGCGGAACCGACGAGACCGCTGCCGACGACGGAGGTGAGCAGTGA